A stretch of Aeromicrobium tamlense DNA encodes these proteins:
- the polA gene encoding DNA polymerase I: MDRLLLIDGHSVAYRAFFALPVENFATSTGQSTNAVFGFTSMLINVLRDEQPTHVCVAFDLSRQSFRTEEYAEYKANRSKSPEEFSGQVALVKEVLDALDIRHVDKAGYEADDIIATLATRAEAAGMEVLVCSGDRDALQLVTEQTTVLYPRKGVSDLARMTPEAVQEKYGVLPEFYPDIAALVGETSDNLPGVPGVGPKTAAKWINGYGTLEALIGRVDEVPGKAGQSLREHLDSVIRNRRLNALVRDLDLPLGPADLTIDTAFDREKVHTVFDSLEFTALRERLFTTFPGVTEEVQPEAGFDLEGRALAPGEVAAWLDQHAGGDVGLHVQGSWGRGSGDVIALAIAAEDEAAWIDVEQLTPADDAALAAWLGDAGRGKVLHDAKGPILALADRGWTLRGLRADTAVSAYLVRPDQRSYDLADLSVRYLKRELRDDTADTGQLSLDTDDDAEVAMLRARAALDLAAALATEVEQSGGTRLLAEVELPLVSTLARMEQAGIAVDDDALLTLESEFAARAQEAANGAYEAIGGKEINLGSPKQLQVVLFEDLGMPKTKRTKTGYTTDADSLQQLYAKTGHPFLEHLLAHRDVTKLRQTVETLRRSISDDGRIHTTYAQTIAATGRLSSNDPNLQNIPIRTASGRRIREAFVVGEGYETLLTADYSQIEMRIMADLSEDADLIEAFNSGEDFHTVMAAKVFEREPDDIGTELRARIKAMNYGLAYGLSAYGLSQQLSISTGEAQGLMDDYFQRFGGVRDYLRGLVDEARQTGFTETIMGRRRYLPDLQSDNRQRREMAERMALNAPIQGSAADIIKVAMLNVERAIDEAGLQSRMLLQVHDELVLETTAGELDQLTDLVRREMAAAADLSVPLDVSVGVGRSWHEAGH, from the coding sequence GTGGACCGACTCCTGCTGATCGACGGACATTCGGTGGCGTACCGCGCCTTCTTCGCCCTGCCCGTCGAGAACTTCGCGACCTCGACCGGCCAGAGCACCAATGCGGTGTTCGGCTTCACCTCGATGCTGATCAACGTGCTGCGCGACGAGCAGCCCACGCACGTGTGCGTCGCGTTCGACCTGTCGCGGCAGTCGTTCCGCACCGAGGAGTACGCCGAGTACAAGGCCAACCGGTCGAAGTCGCCCGAGGAGTTCTCCGGGCAGGTCGCCCTGGTCAAGGAGGTGCTCGACGCGCTCGACATCCGCCACGTCGACAAGGCGGGCTACGAGGCCGACGACATCATCGCCACCCTCGCCACGCGTGCGGAGGCCGCGGGCATGGAGGTGCTGGTGTGCTCCGGCGACCGCGACGCCCTCCAGCTGGTCACCGAGCAGACCACGGTGCTGTACCCGCGCAAGGGCGTCTCCGACCTCGCGCGGATGACGCCCGAGGCCGTGCAGGAGAAGTACGGCGTGCTGCCCGAGTTCTACCCCGACATCGCCGCGCTCGTCGGCGAGACCAGCGACAACCTGCCCGGCGTCCCCGGCGTCGGTCCCAAGACCGCGGCGAAGTGGATCAACGGCTACGGCACCCTCGAGGCGCTCATCGGGCGCGTCGACGAGGTGCCGGGCAAGGCGGGGCAGTCCCTGCGCGAGCACCTCGACTCGGTGATCCGCAACCGCCGCCTCAACGCGCTGGTGCGCGACCTCGACCTGCCGCTCGGCCCGGCCGACCTCACGATCGACACGGCGTTCGACCGCGAGAAGGTCCACACCGTCTTCGACTCCCTCGAGTTCACCGCCCTGCGCGAGCGTCTGTTCACCACGTTCCCCGGCGTCACCGAGGAGGTGCAGCCCGAGGCCGGCTTCGACCTCGAGGGTCGCGCTCTCGCGCCCGGCGAGGTCGCGGCGTGGCTCGACCAGCACGCCGGCGGCGACGTGGGCCTGCACGTCCAGGGCTCGTGGGGCCGCGGCTCGGGCGACGTCATCGCGCTGGCCATCGCCGCCGAGGACGAGGCCGCCTGGATCGACGTCGAGCAGCTCACGCCCGCGGACGACGCCGCCCTGGCCGCCTGGCTCGGCGATGCCGGCCGCGGCAAGGTCCTGCACGACGCGAAGGGCCCGATCCTCGCGCTCGCCGACCGCGGCTGGACCCTGCGCGGACTGCGCGCCGACACCGCCGTCTCGGCGTACCTGGTGCGCCCCGACCAGCGCTCCTACGACCTGGCCGACCTCTCCGTGCGCTACCTCAAGCGCGAGCTGCGCGACGACACCGCCGACACCGGCCAGCTCTCGCTCGACACCGACGACGACGCCGAGGTCGCGATGCTGCGGGCGCGGGCCGCCCTCGATCTCGCGGCCGCGCTGGCCACCGAGGTCGAGCAGTCCGGCGGCACGCGCCTGCTGGCCGAGGTCGAGCTGCCGCTGGTCTCCACGCTGGCGCGGATGGAGCAGGCGGGCATCGCCGTCGACGACGACGCGCTGCTCACCCTCGAGTCCGAGTTCGCCGCCCGCGCGCAGGAGGCCGCGAACGGCGCCTACGAGGCGATCGGCGGCAAGGAGATCAACCTCGGCTCGCCCAAGCAGCTGCAGGTGGTCCTGTTCGAGGACCTGGGCATGCCCAAGACCAAGCGCACCAAGACCGGCTACACGACCGACGCCGACTCGCTCCAGCAGCTCTACGCCAAGACGGGCCACCCGTTCCTCGAGCACCTGCTCGCGCACCGCGACGTCACCAAGCTGCGCCAGACCGTCGAGACGCTGCGTCGATCGATCTCCGACGACGGGCGCATCCACACCACCTATGCGCAGACGATCGCGGCCACCGGACGGCTCAGCTCGAACGACCCGAACCTGCAGAACATCCCGATCCGCACCGCGTCGGGCCGCCGCATCCGCGAGGCGTTCGTCGTCGGCGAGGGGTACGAGACCCTGCTCACCGCCGACTACAGCCAGATCGAGATGCGGATCATGGCCGACCTGTCCGAGGACGCCGACCTGATCGAGGCGTTCAACTCGGGCGAGGACTTCCACACGGTGATGGCCGCGAAGGTCTTCGAGCGCGAGCCCGACGACATCGGCACCGAGCTGCGTGCCCGGATCAAGGCGATGAACTACGGGCTCGCGTACGGCCTGTCGGCCTACGGCCTGAGCCAGCAGCTGTCGATCTCCACGGGCGAGGCGCAGGGCCTCATGGACGACTACTTCCAGCGGTTCGGCGGCGTGCGCGACTACCTGCGCGGGCTGGTCGACGAGGCTCGCCAGACCGGCTTCACCGAGACGATCATGGGGCGGCGCCGCTACCTGCCCGACCTGCAGAGCGACAATCGTCAGCGTCGCGAGATGGCCGAGCGGATGGCGCTCAACGCGCCGATCCAGGGCTCGGCCGCCGACATCATCAAGGTGGCGATGCTGAACGTCGAGCGCGCCATCGACGAGGCGGGCCTCCAGTCGCGGATGCTGCTGCAGGTGCACGACGAGCTCGTGCTCGAGACCACGGCCGGCGAGCTCGACCAGCTCACCGATCTGGTGCGTCGCGAGATGGCGGCCGCGGCCGACCTGTCAGTGCCGCTCGACGTGTCCGTCGGCGTCGGTCGCTCCTGGCACGAGGCCGGTCACTGA
- a CDS encoding GNAT family N-acetyltransferase, producing the protein MALRQPVEIRDVEVDDAAALIALWAACADAVTDEGSEAYTQQALWRCPTEAEAREAIEFNAREHRRRFFVALVGGEIVAAATADLATLNPITMSKVMIVSDLQVRPSHRRRSIASGLLAVVAAHAEEQDCELVLASSAAHAREPNRYLTKLGFNQIAVLRAIPVGKLNARLAAKAAGSRETGRLLAVRRSLRRRAAVRG; encoded by the coding sequence ATGGCATTGCGCCAGCCCGTCGAGATTCGCGATGTCGAGGTCGACGACGCCGCCGCCCTGATCGCGCTGTGGGCCGCGTGTGCGGACGCCGTGACGGACGAGGGGTCCGAGGCGTACACCCAGCAGGCGCTGTGGCGCTGCCCGACCGAGGCCGAGGCCCGCGAGGCGATCGAGTTCAACGCCCGTGAGCACCGACGCCGCTTCTTCGTGGCGCTCGTGGGCGGCGAGATCGTCGCCGCGGCGACCGCCGACCTCGCCACCTTGAACCCCATCACGATGTCGAAGGTCATGATCGTGTCCGACCTGCAGGTGCGTCCCAGCCACCGCCGCCGGTCGATCGCGTCGGGCCTGCTGGCCGTCGTGGCCGCGCACGCCGAGGAGCAGGACTGCGAGCTCGTGCTCGCCTCGTCCGCCGCCCACGCGCGCGAGCCCAACCGCTACCTCACGAAGCTGGGCTTCAACCAGATCGCCGTGCTGCGCGCGATCCCGGTCGGCAAGCTCAACGCCCGGCTGGCCGCGAAGGCCGCCGGCTCCCGCGAGACGGGCCGCCTGCTGGCCGTCCGCCGCTCGCTGCGCCGCCGCGCGGCCGTCCGCGGCTGA
- a CDS encoding branched-chain amino acid ABC transporter permease, translated as MAETTSPTPGPSASAPASDAPVTGPAIRVRLLDQQGGKAANDPPPVPGVTVSVADDSGSELGSAVTNDQGVAAVAIPGKGTYEVSIDESTLPSGVKLTGKKTLTVKVNLASGQNVAFPLNGKVVEATPFAERLVDSIVSGVKYGLIIALAAMGLSLIFGTTGLTNFSHGELITFGAISAYVLNVTFGLPLILAGLLTIGIGGLFGWGQDRVLWRPLRSRGTGIIAMMIVSIGLGLLLRNLFQFFFGAGTRSYNEYTSQRARDFGLFDLSDKEIAIMGIAIVAIVVTTTIMSRTRLGKAMRAVSDNPALSASSGMRVDGVISSVWTMGAALSALAGVLLGVNSQVNFMMGYQLLLMVFAATVLGGLGTVWGAVIGSLVIGVITEVGPLLGVPSSIKEVGALIVLILILLIRPQGILGRAERIG; from the coding sequence ATGGCTGAGACCACGTCCCCCACACCCGGACCCAGTGCCTCGGCGCCGGCCTCCGATGCCCCCGTCACGGGTCCTGCGATCCGCGTACGGCTGCTCGACCAGCAAGGCGGCAAGGCGGCCAACGATCCGCCGCCCGTCCCTGGCGTCACCGTGAGCGTCGCGGACGACTCGGGCTCCGAGCTCGGCTCGGCCGTCACCAACGACCAGGGCGTGGCCGCGGTCGCGATCCCCGGCAAGGGAACGTACGAGGTCTCCATCGACGAGTCCACGCTCCCCTCGGGCGTGAAGCTGACGGGCAAGAAGACCCTGACGGTGAAGGTCAACCTGGCGTCCGGCCAGAACGTGGCCTTCCCGCTGAACGGCAAGGTCGTCGAGGCCACCCCGTTCGCCGAGCGTCTCGTCGACAGCATCGTCTCGGGCGTCAAGTACGGCCTCATCATCGCGCTCGCCGCGATGGGCCTGTCGCTGATCTTCGGCACCACGGGCCTGACGAACTTCTCGCACGGCGAGCTCATCACCTTCGGCGCCATCTCGGCCTACGTCCTCAACGTCACCTTCGGGCTGCCACTCATCCTGGCCGGACTGCTGACGATCGGCATCGGCGGCCTGTTCGGCTGGGGCCAGGACCGCGTGCTCTGGAGACCCTTGAGGTCCCGCGGCACGGGCATCATCGCGATGATGATCGTCTCGATCGGTCTGGGCCTGCTGCTGCGCAACCTGTTCCAGTTCTTCTTCGGCGCCGGCACCCGCTCCTACAACGAGTACACCTCGCAGCGAGCGCGTGACTTCGGCCTGTTCGACCTGTCGGACAAGGAGATCGCGATCATGGGCATCGCGATCGTCGCCATCGTCGTCACGACGACGATCATGTCCCGCACCCGCCTGGGCAAGGCGATGCGCGCCGTCTCGGACAACCCGGCCCTGTCGGCCTCGTCCGGCATGCGCGTCGACGGCGTCATCTCCTCGGTCTGGACGATGGGCGCGGCCCTCTCGGCCCTGGCCGGCGTCCTGCTCGGCGTCAACAGCCAGGTCAACTTCATGATGGGCTACCAGCTGCTGCTCATGGTGTTCGCCGCGACCGTGCTCGGTGGCCTGGGCACCGTCTGGGGCGCCGTGATCGGCTCCCTCGTGATCGGTGTCATCACCGAGGTCGGCCCCCTGCTGGGCGTGCCCAGCTCCATCAAGGAGGTGGGCGCGCTGATCGTGCTCATCCTCATCCTGCTCATCAGGCCGCAGGGCATCCTGGGCCGCGCGGAGAGGATCGGCTGA
- a CDS encoding branched-chain amino acid ABC transporter permease: MDIGNIIDAAFSNAFGPQAIVFALAAIGLNVHFGYTGLLNFGQAGFMAVGAYGLAVTMVRLDLPLLVGVAAGLFASLLLALVLGVPTLRLRADYLAIVTIAAAEILRLVFGAVETKKVFGGSNGLNGFTDTWNDLNPYTGGIDIGIASWGRNDLWAMTVGWIAVALCCLLIWALMRSPWGRVLRSIREDEDAVRSLGKNVFLYKMQALMLGGMIGGLGGIFYALKQASVVPSDYSTNLTFFAYTALLIGGAARVLGPVVGSMIFWFLISGLGEFFSQATSGVDPLIPASIMTDTQASLIRFILMGLGLMLLMIYRPQGIFGDRREIAIDAR, translated from the coding sequence ATGGACATCGGCAACATCATCGACGCGGCGTTCTCCAACGCCTTCGGCCCCCAGGCGATCGTCTTCGCGCTCGCCGCCATCGGCCTGAACGTCCACTTCGGCTACACGGGCCTGCTGAACTTCGGCCAGGCCGGCTTCATGGCGGTGGGCGCCTACGGCCTCGCCGTCACCATGGTCCGCCTGGACCTGCCCCTGCTGGTCGGCGTCGCCGCCGGCCTGTTCGCCTCGCTGCTGCTCGCGCTCGTCCTGGGTGTCCCCACCCTGAGACTGAGGGCCGACTACCTGGCGATCGTCACGATCGCCGCAGCCGAGATCCTGCGCCTGGTGTTCGGCGCCGTCGAGACCAAGAAGGTCTTCGGCGGCTCCAACGGCCTCAACGGCTTCACCGACACGTGGAACGACCTCAACCCGTACACGGGCGGCATCGACATCGGCATCGCCTCCTGGGGTCGGAACGACCTCTGGGCCATGACCGTCGGCTGGATCGCGGTGGCGCTGTGCTGCCTGCTGATCTGGGCGCTCATGCGCAGCCCCTGGGGCCGCGTCCTGCGCTCGATCCGCGAGGACGAGGACGCCGTCCGCTCGCTGGGCAAGAACGTGTTCCTGTACAAGATGCAGGCGCTGATGCTCGGCGGCATGATCGGCGGCCTCGGCGGCATCTTCTACGCGCTGAAGCAGGCGTCGGTCGTGCCGTCGGACTACAGCACCAACCTGACGTTCTTCGCCTACACGGCGCTGCTGATCGGTGGCGCGGCCCGCGTGCTGGGCCCCGTCGTCGGCTCCATGATCTTCTGGTTCCTCATCAGTGGCCTCGGCGAGTTCTTCAGCCAGGCCACCTCCGGCGTCGACCCGCTGATCCCGGCCTCGATCATGACTGACACGCAGGCCAGCCTCATCCGCTTTATTCTCATGGGCCTCGGCCTCATGCTGCTGATGATCTACCGACCCCAGGGGATCTTCGGCGACCGAAGGGAGATCGCGATCGATGCCCGTTGA
- a CDS encoding ABC transporter ATP-binding protein, whose amino-acid sequence MPVDITSAREALAALPNDPGVRKPDPIVVGDDITRTFGGLKAVDVEHIEIQRGVITALIGPNGAGKTTLFNLLTGFDVPDTGSWSFEDNSLAKVPAYKVARLGMVRTFQLTKVLSKLTVIENMRLGATGQRGEKFFPAIVKALWGGQEDEITARADELLTRFKLDAKREDFAGSLSGGQRKLLEMARALMVDPDLIMLDEPMAGVNPALKQSLLGHVKSLRDEGRTVLFVEHDMDMVRDISDWVIVMAQGQIVAEGTPDAVMADQRVIDAYLGAHHDTDLSELNEDELAEQVEAEIDAEESQ is encoded by the coding sequence ATGCCCGTTGACATCACCAGCGCCCGCGAGGCGCTCGCCGCCCTGCCGAACGATCCGGGCGTCAGGAAGCCCGACCCGATCGTCGTCGGCGACGACATCACCCGCACGTTCGGCGGCCTCAAGGCCGTCGACGTGGAGCACATCGAGATCCAGCGCGGCGTCATCACCGCCCTGATCGGGCCGAACGGCGCGGGCAAGACCACGCTGTTCAACCTGCTCACCGGCTTCGACGTCCCCGACACCGGCTCGTGGTCCTTCGAGGACAACTCGCTGGCCAAGGTGCCCGCCTACAAGGTGGCGCGCCTGGGCATGGTGCGCACGTTCCAGCTGACCAAGGTGCTCTCGAAGCTCACGGTCATCGAGAACATGCGTCTCGGTGCCACCGGCCAGCGCGGTGAGAAGTTCTTCCCCGCGATCGTCAAGGCGCTGTGGGGCGGCCAGGAGGACGAGATCACCGCTCGTGCCGACGAGCTGCTCACCCGGTTCAAGCTCGACGCCAAGCGCGAGGACTTCGCCGGCTCGCTCTCGGGCGGCCAGCGCAAGCTCCTCGAGATGGCGCGCGCGCTGATGGTCGACCCCGACCTGATCATGCTCGACGAGCCGATGGCCGGCGTGAACCCCGCGCTCAAGCAGTCCCTGCTCGGGCACGTGAAGTCGCTGCGCGACGAGGGCCGCACGGTCCTGTTCGTCGAGCACGACATGGACATGGTCCGTGACATCTCGGACTGGGTCATCGTCATGGCCCAGGGCCAGATCGTCGCCGAGGGCACGCCCGATGCCGTGATGGCCGACCAGCGCGTCATCGACGCCTACCTGGGCGCCCACCACGACACCGACCTGAGCGAGCTCAACGAGGACGAGCTGGCCGAGCAGGTCGAGGCCGAGATCGATGCGGAGGAGAGCCAGTGA
- a CDS encoding ABC transporter ATP-binding protein: MSDAIPTPQTPESERRKHAEGADGAVVRADNLIAGYLPGVNILNGADLYCQPGELVGIIGPNGAGKSTLLKALFGLVKIHSGTVTLKGEEITNKRADVLVSQGIGFVPQTNNVFPSLTIEENLEMGCYQDPSKFKDRFAFVTDLFPTLGQRAKQRAGSLSGGERQMVAMGRALMMDPSVLLLDEPSAGLSPVMQDEVFVQTRKINQAGVSIIMVEQNARRCLQICDRGYVLDQGTTAYSGTGRELSNDPKVIELYLGTLGKQAG; encoded by the coding sequence GTGAGCGACGCCATCCCCACTCCCCAGACCCCCGAGTCGGAGCGTCGGAAGCACGCCGAGGGCGCCGACGGCGCCGTCGTCCGCGCCGACAACCTGATCGCGGGCTACCTGCCGGGCGTGAACATCCTCAACGGTGCCGACCTGTACTGCCAGCCCGGCGAGCTGGTCGGCATCATCGGCCCGAACGGCGCGGGCAAGTCCACGCTGCTCAAGGCGCTGTTCGGCCTGGTGAAGATCCACTCCGGCACGGTGACGCTGAAGGGTGAGGAGATCACCAACAAGCGCGCCGACGTGCTGGTCAGCCAGGGCATCGGCTTCGTCCCCCAGACGAACAACGTGTTCCCGAGCCTGACGATCGAGGAGAACCTCGAGATGGGCTGCTACCAGGACCCGTCGAAGTTCAAGGACCGGTTCGCCTTCGTGACCGACCTGTTCCCGACGCTGGGCCAGCGCGCGAAGCAGCGCGCCGGCTCGCTGTCGGGCGGCGAGCGCCAGATGGTGGCCATGGGCCGCGCCCTCATGATGGACCCGTCCGTGCTGCTGCTCGACGAGCCGTCCGCCGGCCTGTCCCCCGTCATGCAGGACGAGGTCTTCGTCCAGACGCGCAAGATCAACCAGGCGGGCGTCTCGATCATCATGGTCGAGCAGAACGCCCGTCGCTGCCTGCAGATCTGCGACCGCGGCTACGTGCTCGACCAGGGCACCACGGCCTACAGCGGCACCGGTCGCGAGCTGTCCAACGATCCCAAGGTCATCGAGCTGTACCTGGGCACGCTGGGCAAGCAGGCCGGCTGA
- a CDS encoding ABC transporter substrate-binding protein codes for MKRSTTTLRLAALASASALVLAACGGGDESSDDNDKDVAKGDGEFVVGSLLPQTGSLAFLGPPEFAGVDLAVQEINEAGGVLGKDARHVKGDSGDTDSGIAPAEADKLIKAKADVIVGAASSGVSMTVIDKILGAGVVQYSPANTSTDFDEGKYAEPDLYFRTAPSDVLQGAVMANLLVEDGRQNVAILARQDSYGETLAEQVKSGLEAAGSKVAVTSFYGEKAPSYDAQVDDVAAAKPDAVVLIAFDETKKIIPQLVGKGVGPQDVATYFVDGNVADYSAESFAADLKGVKGTVPGAEATGEFRERLLAIDPKLKDYSYAAESYDAVITSALAAIAAGNDSGEAIASELVEVTKGGEKCTTFKQCADLLADDKDIDYDGVSGPIEMSDTGSPTSASIGIYEYDTKGGYKAVKYIAGDI; via the coding sequence ATGAAGCGCTCCACCACGACGCTCCGTCTGGCCGCACTGGCCAGCGCCAGCGCACTCGTCCTCGCCGCCTGTGGCGGCGGCGACGAAAGCTCTGACGACAACGACAAGGATGTGGCGAAGGGCGACGGCGAGTTCGTCGTCGGCTCGCTGCTCCCGCAGACCGGCAGCCTCGCCTTCCTCGGCCCGCCGGAGTTCGCCGGTGTCGACCTGGCCGTCCAGGAGATCAACGAGGCCGGCGGTGTCCTGGGCAAGGACGCGCGCCACGTCAAGGGCGACTCGGGCGACACCGACTCGGGCATCGCTCCGGCCGAGGCCGACAAGCTGATCAAGGCCAAGGCCGATGTCATCGTCGGCGCCGCGTCGTCGGGCGTCTCGATGACCGTCATCGACAAGATCCTCGGTGCGGGCGTCGTCCAGTACTCGCCGGCCAACACGTCGACCGACTTCGACGAGGGCAAGTACGCCGAGCCCGACCTGTACTTCCGCACCGCTCCGTCCGACGTCCTGCAGGGTGCCGTCATGGCCAACCTGCTGGTCGAGGACGGTCGCCAGAACGTCGCCATCCTGGCCCGCCAGGACTCGTACGGCGAGACGCTGGCCGAGCAGGTCAAGTCCGGCCTCGAGGCCGCCGGCTCGAAGGTCGCCGTCACGTCGTTCTACGGCGAGAAGGCTCCCTCGTACGACGCGCAGGTCGACGACGTCGCCGCCGCGAAGCCCGACGCCGTCGTGCTGATCGCGTTCGACGAGACCAAGAAGATCATCCCGCAGCTGGTCGGCAAGGGCGTCGGCCCGCAGGACGTCGCGACGTACTTCGTCGACGGCAACGTGGCCGACTACTCCGCCGAGTCGTTCGCGGCCGACCTGAAGGGTGTCAAGGGCACGGTCCCCGGCGCCGAGGCCACGGGCGAGTTCCGTGAGCGTCTGCTGGCCATCGACCCGAAGCTGAAGGACTACTCCTACGCGGCGGAGTCCTACGACGCGGTCATCACCTCGGCGCTGGCGGCCATCGCGGCCGGCAACGACTCGGGCGAGGCCATCGCGTCGGAGCTGGTCGAGGTCACGAAGGGCGGCGAGAAGTGCACGACGTTCAAGCAGTGCGCTGATCTGCTGGCCGACGACAAGGACATCGACTACGACGGTGTCTCCGGTCCGATCGAGATGAGCGACACGGGCAGCCCGACGTCCGCGTCCATCGGCATCTACGAGTACGACACGAAGGGCGGCTACAAGGCCGTCAAGTACATCGCGGGCGACATCTGA
- a CDS encoding ANTAR domain-containing response regulator, which yields MNDAERSTAPAPRVVIAEDEALIRMDLAEMLAEQGYDVVGEAAEGQAAVDLAREHRPDLVMMDVQMPGVDGITAASQIAAERIAPVVMLTAFSQRELVERAREAGAMAYLVKPFTASDLVPAIEMARSRYAELRALEAEVGDLQDQLATRKVVEQAKAVLQESLGLTEPAAFRWIQKTAMDVRLSMRQVAEAVIENGPSLQG from the coding sequence GTGAACGACGCAGAACGCTCGACCGCCCCCGCGCCGCGCGTGGTGATCGCCGAGGACGAAGCCCTCATCCGGATGGACCTGGCCGAGATGCTCGCCGAGCAGGGCTATGACGTCGTGGGGGAGGCCGCCGAGGGGCAGGCCGCCGTCGACCTCGCCCGCGAGCACCGGCCCGACCTGGTGATGATGGACGTCCAGATGCCCGGCGTCGACGGCATCACCGCCGCGTCGCAGATCGCCGCGGAGCGGATCGCCCCGGTCGTCATGCTCACCGCGTTCAGCCAGCGCGAGCTCGTCGAGCGGGCCCGCGAGGCCGGCGCCATGGCGTACCTCGTCAAGCCGTTCACCGCCTCCGACCTGGTGCCGGCGATCGAGATGGCCCGCAGCCGCTACGCCGAGCTGCGAGCCCTGGAGGCCGAGGTCGGCGACCTGCAGGACCAGCTCGCCACCCGCAAGGTCGTCGAGCAGGCCAAGGCGGTGCTGCAGGAGTCCCTCGGCCTGACCGAGCCCGCGGCGTTCCGCTGGATCCAGAAGACCGCCATGGACGTGCGGCTGTCGATGCGCCAGGTGGCCGAGGCCGTCATCGAGAACGGGCCGTCTTTGCAGGGGTGA
- the pyk gene encoding pyruvate kinase yields MRRAKIVCTLGPATDTAERILELAIAGMDVARLNMSHGEQSDQLKRLERVRQAADATGKAIAVLADLQGPKIRLGRFADGPHDLSYGDRFTITTRDVQGERDLCSTTYSGLPGDVEAGDEILIDDGKVRLRATEVTDTDVVTTVEVPGAVSNNKGINLPGVNVSVPAMSEKDIDDLRWALRAGVDFIALSFVRNAADAAEVRAIMDEEGVHRPIIAKIEKPQAVENLDEIVDAFDGFMVARGDLGVELPLEDVPIVQKLIIEKARRNAKPVIVATQMLESMISAPRPTRAEASDVANAVLDGADAVMLSGETSVGQFPIQTVRIMARIVGSTEDHGLPRMAAFTWQPKTTTGIICRAASQVAESVEADLMIAFTTTGDSARRMARYRSSIPVLAFTPHTLVRNQLALTWGVETFLTPEISHTDQIALQVDRELLGQQRCEQGRRVVIVAGAPPGIPGSTNALRVHKMGDAINRVVAAYDPEETPPTIA; encoded by the coding sequence GTGCGTAGAGCCAAGATCGTCTGCACCCTCGGACCCGCGACCGACACCGCCGAACGCATCCTCGAGCTGGCGATCGCCGGCATGGATGTGGCCCGGCTCAACATGAGCCACGGAGAGCAGAGCGACCAGCTCAAGCGCCTCGAGCGCGTGCGCCAGGCCGCCGACGCCACCGGCAAGGCCATCGCGGTCCTGGCCGACCTCCAGGGTCCCAAGATCCGGCTCGGCCGGTTCGCCGACGGCCCCCACGATCTGAGCTACGGCGACCGCTTCACGATCACCACGCGTGACGTGCAGGGCGAGCGCGACCTGTGCTCGACGACGTACTCCGGCCTGCCGGGTGACGTCGAGGCGGGCGACGAGATCCTCATCGACGACGGCAAGGTCCGCCTCCGAGCCACCGAGGTCACCGACACCGACGTCGTCACCACGGTCGAGGTGCCCGGCGCCGTCAGCAACAACAAGGGCATCAACCTGCCCGGCGTGAACGTCAGCGTCCCGGCGATGAGCGAGAAGGACATCGACGACCTCCGCTGGGCCCTGCGCGCCGGCGTCGACTTCATCGCGCTGTCGTTCGTGCGCAACGCCGCGGACGCCGCCGAGGTCCGCGCGATCATGGACGAGGAGGGCGTCCACCGCCCGATCATCGCCAAGATCGAGAAGCCGCAGGCCGTGGAGAACCTCGACGAGATCGTCGACGCGTTCGACGGCTTCATGGTGGCGCGCGGCGACCTGGGCGTCGAGCTGCCGCTCGAGGACGTGCCGATCGTGCAGAAGCTCATCATCGAGAAGGCGCGCCGCAACGCCAAGCCGGTCATCGTCGCCACCCAGATGCTCGAGTCGATGATCTCGGCCCCGCGGCCCACGCGCGCCGAGGCCAGCGACGTCGCCAACGCGGTGCTCGACGGCGCCGACGCGGTGATGCTGTCGGGCGAGACCAGCGTGGGCCAGTTCCCGATCCAGACCGTGCGCATCATGGCGAGGATCGTGGGCTCCACCGAGGACCACGGCCTGCCGCGGATGGCCGCGTTCACGTGGCAGCCCAAGACCACGACGGGCATCATCTGCCGCGCCGCCTCGCAGGTGGCCGAGTCGGTCGAGGCCGACCTCATGATCGCGTTCACCACCACGGGCGACTCGGCTCGCCGCATGGCGCGCTATCGCTCGTCGATCCCGGTGCTGGCATTCACGCCGCACACGCTCGTGCGCAACCAGCTGGCGCTCACGTGGGGCGTCGAGACGTTCCTGACGCCCGAGATCAGCCACACCGACCAGATCGCGCTCCAGGTCGACCGCGAGCTCCTCGGCCAGCAGCGCTGCGAGCAGGGCCGCCGCGTGGTCATCGTGGCCGGTGCCCCTCCGGGCATCCCCGGCTCCACCAACGCCCTGCGCGTGCACAAGATGGGCGACGCGATCAACCGGGTCGTCGCGGCCTACGACCCCGAGGAGACCCCGCCGACCATCGCCTGA